The Thermoplasmatales archaeon genome segment CTCTTATTTAAAAGATTTAGGGCAGAAATATTTGCATCAAGAATTGTATGGTCGGGAGCAAGTATAAGGGAGGGGTCTGTTATTGAATTGAAAATTTTTTCCCATTCTTCCTTTGCATCCGTCAATGCCTTCTCTTTCTCCATCAACTCCGTTATATCTTCTGCAATTCCTTCATAATAAATAGTTTTTCCTTCCTTATCTCTCACCGCAATGGCACTTTCTCTAACCCAAACAATTTTTCCGTCTCTCCTCTTCCATGCAGATATTCCTCTAAAATATCCATCTTTTTCTATCTGCTCTATAAATTTTTTCCTTTCATAACCCGGCTCATAATGTCTCTCATTTTTTAAATCTCTTTTCATCAATTCTTCCACGCTTTCATAACCAAGCATTTTTGCAAGGAAAGGATTTGCAATCAATATTTTTCCATCAGGAGTTGTTCTGTATATGCCAACGCTTGCATTTTCAAAAATTTTCCTGAATTTTTCCTCACTTTCTTTAAGAGCAATCTTTGCCCTCGTCTCCTCAGTTATATCTATCTGGAAGCCCCAAGCCCCGTAAATTTTTCCGTCCTTAACAATTCCAATTAAGGAATTTGAAAAGTATCTTTCCTCTCCCTCTTTGTTTATTTCATGGGAAATCCCTCCATATATTTTGAAACCATTTCTTATTGCCTGCCTTAAATACTCTCTATTCTCCTCACTGGCGGGCATGAATTCTGAAACCATTGCTCCAATAATCTCCTCCTTCCTTGCCCCAAGCATTCTTGCATATGCATCATTGCATTCAACGCATCTTGCTTTAAATGCTTCCTCTATTATTTCTTCTTCAGGTAAGGAAATATCCAATGGCTTTTCAAGCATGTAACAAAATACCCCAATTTCTGCATTGTTTAAAAAATAAGAAAATCTTTCCTCCTTCTCCCTTAATCTCTCCTCCATCTCCTTCTTTTCAGTTATATCTCTTATAATTCCTTCGTATCCTATCAATTTTCCCTTTTCATCCCTTACTTCGTGACTTGTTTCAAGAACAATCAATTTTTTTCCGTCCTTCCTTTTTATCTCAACTTCATAATCTTTAATATATCCTTTTTTAGCAACTTCTTCCATAATTTTCTCTCTCTCGCCCGGATTATAGTAAAAATCCTTTGCAATATCTATCTTAGAAAGCTCTTCCTTGCTTTCATAGCCGAGCAATTTTAAAGCAGCCTCATTTGCATCAATAAATTTCCCTTCAACTGTACTTGCAAGTATTGCATCCTTTGTTCTTTCAAACAAACGCTTGTATTTCTCTTCCGCCCTCCTTGTTTTTGTTATATCTGTTATTATTCCGAGAAGAGCTGGCTTTTTTTCATATTCTATAATTCCTCCCGTTCCAACAGCCCAATATGTTTTTCCATCCTTAGCAACATATCTGAATTCCGGCACGCTTATCGCTTTTCCTTCAATTATATCTTTTATTGCATCCTCGACTTTTTTTCTGTCTTCTTCATGAACAACAGATAAATAACCAATCCTATTTAATTCATCTATATCATATCCAACAGCCTCTATAAAAGCTCGATTTGCAAATTTTATCTCTCCATCCTGCAAAATAAATATTCCACTGCTGGATTTTTCAGCAATTGTTTTATAAATCTCTTCTTTCTCTTTTAATCTTTCCTCCGCCCTCTTTCTTTCAAAAGATTCCATCAAATTAACTACAAATTCAGCTACTGAAACAATAAAATTTTTTTCCTCAATACTCCATTCTCTAAAAGAATTATGCTCATGGCATATAACTCCAATAAGTTTTCCATTCTTTCTTAAAGCAATGTCCATCATTGATACAATTCCAAATTCTTTCAAATATTCAGCATATTCACTTGTTCTTTCATCCTTCATTGCATCGCTTGCATCTATCAATATGCTCTTTTCAAATGCTTCAAAATATCTTGGATAATTCTCAGCTTTTAGCACAATTCCTCTTTCATGAGAATTTTTACTCAGAGTATATAAGTCATAGCAGACAAGCTCCTTTTTATTTTCATCATAAAACCATAAACTAACTCTCTCCACACCAAGCGTTTTTGAAACAATTTCATTTATTCTTTTTACAGCAGAATCAAAATCTGGAAAAGGAGTTTTAAGCAAATCAAGAAGCACTTTCTTGTATTCAATATCTTTCCTTATCCTGCTCACTCTTTCCATGGCAATTTTTATCGAAAAGGGCAACCTTCTCAAGCTATCCTTAATTACATAGTCATCTAGCCCGTGCTTCATTGCCTCAATTACAACATCCTCGAAAATGCCTGAAAGAACCATTATTACAGGAACAAATTCCTTTCTCTTTTTAACTTCCCTTAAAACTCTTATTCCACTTCCCCATGGAATTTCATAATCAGTTATTACTACATCATATTCCCTATCAACAATTTCATAAAATTTTCTCTCGCTATATACCTCAAAAAATTCATCATTTGGAAAATAATTTTTAAGATAATCAACTATTTTTTTCATCTCCTCCCCGCTGGCAACAACAATAAATCTCATTAAAATAAAAACTTTTTATATATTTAAATATAGCTTTTTTCCGATTTTCGCAAAGAAAATCCTTATATATAAAATTATTTTTATAGGTGATGAAATTAAGTATAATTTTGGTATTTATATGTGCTTTTTTAGTTATACCATTTGCAAGAGCAATAGATACAGATAAGGATGGAATAAGTGACGAGGATGAATTATCCTATGCAAAAGAATTTGCTCCAATACTTTATTTTGAGAAAGGTGAAGAAGTTTATCCAGTTGCTGTTGAATACCACATAAAAAACTCGAATTTGAATAAAAGCGTTGATGGAGAAAATATTTTAGTTGATTCAAATCCTTCAGCTGAAAATCTTTCAAAATATAAAAATCCAGATGAAAACTATTATCTTGACAACAGAAAAGGAAGCATAGATGATAACGGAATAATAGAGGATTACATAAATGAAATGGAAGAGCTCGGCTACGCTGTTTATGCGAGAGTTACTCCTTCTGGAAGCAACATAGTAATACAATACTGGTTCTTCTATGCCTTCAATAAAGGTCCTCTCAACATACATGAAGGCGACTGGGAAATGGTTCAATTAATAATTGACCCCTCGTCTCAGCCAACCTACGCAATGTACAGCCAGCACAACGGCGGGCAGAAGGCGGAATGGAAAGATGTTGAAAAAGATGGAAATCACATTAAAGTATATGTTGCAAGAGGAAGCCATGCAAATTATTTCATGTATTATCAGGGTAAAACGGGGCTTGCAAATGATGCAGTGGGCAAGAATGGAAAAATAATTTATCCAGATGATTATAATTTGGTGATATTATGGGAGAAAGGAAATCATATAAGCCAGCAAAACTGGATTGATTTTGCTGGAAGATGGGGAGAATTTGGAAGTGCAGAAGATGAATTGAGGGGAAAGAGAGGTCCATATGGTCCAGCTTATAGAGAAAATGGAGAAATGTGGAATAAACCAGTTGAATGGGGAGAAAGTTTATCATCTCTCAGTCCTTTAATGCTAAAACTTGACTGGTTTTTCTATAACTTTGTTCTTATATTCATGTTGCTAACAGTTTTATCCCTATTAATTATTTTATTCTCCATTTATCGCAGATATAAAAAGACCGGAAAGAAATCATTATTCTTCCTTTCCATAGATGGTATGAATGCAAAAAGTATTGGAAATATTCTCTGTATATTGGGAATAGTTATTGCTTTTCTCTCTCTTTTATTCCCATGGTATAGTGTTTTTGTAGATATTCAAGCTGGTTCATATAAAACCCCTGGTATGGTAAAAATAATCTCAATAGATGGAATGGAAGGAATAAAGTTAAACCTGATGGAGAAAAATAGTGGCTTAGTTCAATTCTTTTCATTTCCAATACCATTTTCATATGTAATTGGAATAGGATTGTTCCTTTTCATCCTTGGCTTTATTGGAATAATTGAAAGCAGAAAAGCTGGTAGAAAATATATTTCGAGAGGGATAAAGTTAATGGTTCCTTTTATTCTAATAATAGCTGTTGCAATTTTAATTTCAAGAATTCCTTCAATGCAGAGCATTCCCTATCAGGACGATATAAAAGAAATTATGGAGAAAATATCATCCTCGCCATTAAAAGGAGATGAAAATCTTTTACTTCCAAATTATGGAAGTTTGCATCTTAAATGGGGAATTGATATTGGGGCAATAATGCTTCTCATTTCTGGAATTATTCTTATTATTGCTGGAATTATTGAAATAAAAGCAAAAGAGGAAGTCAAATAATCTTCTTTATTTCCTCAAAAAGCTCATCCACGCTTTCAAAATTTTTTATTCCAACATCCCAGCTTTTAAGCCCATAAACTGGCTTTCCATGTTGCAAAGCCAATGCAATTTCTGAAAGAGTTCCATATTTTCCATCTATTGCTATAACAATGTCCCCGTTCATTACCACAAGAACATTTCTTGCATATCCCATTCCAGTTAATATAACATAGTCAAGATATTTATTCCCATCACTTCTATCGTTTCCAGGAAGAATTCCTATTGTAATCCCTCCTTTTTCCTTTGCTCCCTTGCAAACTGCCTCCATTACTCCCCCTCGCCCGCCAGTAATAAGCACCGCTCCCATTTCCGCTATCCTGCGCCCTACTTCAACAGCCATCTCATATATTTCTTCGCTACAATTCTCTCCTCCTACAACACTCACATACATGTGGATAAAAAAATTTATGGAGATAAACTTTACTCGCAAGATTAATATATCCACCACTATTACCCCTTCATGTATGAAATTCGCTTCCATGGAAGAGGTGGGCAGGGCGCCAGGATGGCCGCAGAAGCTTTTGCCCTTGCTGCCTTTTTAGAAGGAGATTATGCAGTTAGCTTCCCCTTTTTCGGAGCAGAGCGAAGGGGGGCGCCGGTGAGGGCATTTACAAGGGTTGATGATAAGAAAATAAGGATAAAGACGCAGGTTTATGAGCCAGATTATGTGGTAGTTTTGGATGAGACGCTTGTCGAAACGGAAGATGTTCTTGAAGGGCTTAAAGAGGATGGAATTGTTATAATAAACACTGCAAGGAAGCCAGAAGAAGTTAAGCTTTCAAGGGAAGTAAGATGTGCGACTGTTGATGCAACAAGCATTGCTCTTGAAATCCTTGGAAGGCCAATAACAAATACTGCTATTCTTGGAGCTATAGCAAAGGCAACTGGTAGGGTTAGTATAGATGCAATAGAAAAGGCAATAATAGAAAAGTTTGGTGGAAAGTTGGGACAGGAAGCTGGGAAAAAGAATGCAAATGCAGCAAGAGTTGCTTATGAGAAAACTCTTGTTGGCTTATCTCAATCAGGCAAAGAATTTATACCTCGCAAAAAATGGTTGCCAGGCGTTGATGAAATGCCGATTGGAGGAGCAACTTCTTCGCTAACCACACCAGCTGGCAGGGTTGGAATTGGCTCATTTTTGGAAAACAAGACGGGCGACTGGCGAACCTTCTTGCCAGTGATAGATGAAGAAAAATGCATTGGATGTCAGTTCTGCTGGTTTTATTGTCCAGAGGGATGCATCTCAATGAAGGATGGAAAGGCAAAAGTTGATTATGATTATTGCAAAGGTTGCGGGATATGTGCAAATGAATGCCCCGCAAAAGCAATTTCGATGCAGAGAGAGGTGAGAACATGATTAAAAAGCTTGAGAGGAAAAAAATGGTTGTAACCGGTGACTATGCAAGCGCTTATGGGGCTTTGCTTTGCGATGTTGATGTTGTAGCAGCATATCCTATAACACCTCAAACTCTTATAGTTGAGGAATTCTCGAATTTTGTTAACGATGGAATAACTGATGCAGAGCTGATTATGGTTGAATCAGAGCATTCAGCAATGAGTGCATGCATTGCGGCTCAGGCATGTGGAGTAAGAACCTTTACCGCTACTTCTTCGCAGGGGCTTGCATTAATGCATGAAATGCTTTTTATTGCCTCCGCTTTAAGGCTCCCGATTGTAATGCCAGTTGTTAATCGTACCCTTGCTGCCCCCATCGGAATATGGTGCGAGCACAATGACAGCATGCCGGAGCGCGATGCAGGCTGGCTCCAGATGAGCTGCGAGGATAACCAAGAAGTTCTTGATATGATAATAATGGCTTATAAAATAGGGGAAAGAAAGGATGTTTTATTGCCAGTGATGCCATGCCTTGATGCCTTTATATTAAGTCATACTGTTGAGCCAGTTGATGCTCCATCAAGCGATGAGGTTGCTGAATTCCTTCCAAAATATAATCCATATGCAGAACTTGACCCAGAAAAGCCGATGGCAATAGGAACATTTACTCCGCCAGAATACATACAGGAGTTAAGATATCAGCAGCATGTTGCAATGGAAAGGGCAAAAAAGGCAATAAAAGAAGTTACAGAAGAATTTTATAAAAAATTTGGCAGGAATTACTATGGCCTTGTTGAAGAATATAGATGCGATGATGCAGACTATATCCTAGTTACAAATGGAACCGTAACAGGCACAGCCCGTGAAGTTGTTGATGAATTGCGAAATAAGGGAAAGAAAGTAGGGCTTTTAAAGTTGCGCTTCTACCGCCCGTTTCCAGCTGAAGAACTTCGCAAAGTTGCTGAAAATGCTGAAGCAATTGGAATATATGATAGAGCAATTTCCTATGGTGTTGGAGGTCCTCTTTTCATCGAGGCAAGAAATGCTCTCTATGGCTATACATTGCCAGTTTATAACTTCCTTGCTGGTTTGGGAGGGAGGGATGTAACAAAGAAGGATGTTGAGAAAATGTTTGAAATAATGATGGAAAAAAGGAAAGGAGAAATATATTGGCTTAATACAAGAGGGGTGAAAATATGAATATTAAAGATCTGCCAGAAGAAAGCTTATTTACGCCAGGCCACACTGCTTGCGCTGGCTGCGCCGCTCCTGCAATAGTAAGGAATATGATGAAGATATTTGGGAAGGATACAATTGTTTATACTCCAGCAAATTGTCTGCTTGTTTTCAGTGGGACATATCCTCATTTAGCATGGAAGGTGCCATATTTGCATGAGGCATTTGAAAATACAGCTGCATGCCTCTCTGGAATTGCAAGAGCATACAAGAAGAAAGGGAAGAAGGTGATTGCTGTTGGATTTGCAGGAGATGGAGGAACTTACGATATTGGAATACAGGCTTTATCTGGAGCTGCTGAAAGGAATGAGGATGTTATATATGTTTGCTATGACAATGAGGCATATATGAATACGGGCATACAGCGAAGTGGAGCAACTCCTTACGGAGCAGATACTACAACAACTCCTGCTGGAAGAAAAATTCTTGGAAAGTTAGAGCATAAGAAGGATATGGCGGAAATAATGAGAGCTCATGAAGTGCCATATGTTGCAACAATGAGCATTTCTCATCAGAAGGATTTCATTGAAAAAACAAAGAAAGCAAAAGAAATAAGTGGCTTCCGCTACCTTCATGTTCTTTCACCATGCCCAACTGGATGGAGGTTTGATCCTTCAAAAAGCATAGAAATGGCAAGGAAAGCGGTTGAAAGCGGGATGTGGACACTATATGAAGCGGAATATGGTGAGATAACAAACATCTACAAGCCGAAGAAAAAAATACCAGTTGAGGAATACATAAAGGGGCAGGGGCGCTTCCGCCACCTCACGCCCGAAATGATCAAGGCGCTTCAGGATTGGGTTGATAGGAAATGGAAAAAACTTTATGGCGAGTTACCGCAATAGCAGCGTTTTGCGTTTTAATTTTTCCAAACCTTTCTTTTTCCAATGAGAGCAATAAAGTTGAGGAAGTTATATATCTTTTGAATGAAGAAATGCTTCGCAACTATACTGAGGCAATAATTTCATTTGGGGCAAGGGTTACTGGAAGCGATGCTTGTAATAAATGTGCTGAATATATCTATGAAAAATTCTCCTCTTTTGGACTGAATGCAACAATCTATAACTGGACTGATTTTTCTGGTTTCAGAAATTATGAGGGAATGAATGTTGAAGGAACTTTGCCTGGAGATGAAAAAGTAATCATTTTCAATGCACATTTTGATAGCGTTGAAAATACTATCGGAGCGGATGATAATGCTGCTGGAGTGGCTGCATTGCTTGCTATTGCTGAAGTTATAAGCAAATTCGAATTTAATCATACAATAAAGTTTGTTGCCTTCTCTGGAGAGGAGCAGGGCTTGCTAGGAAGCAATGAATATGCAAGAAATGCATATGAAAGAGATGATTTTATAATTGTTGAAATGAATGCAGATATGATTGCCCATGCAGATGGAGAAAATGGTTCAAAATTCAGAATTTATGCAACTGAAGATGCTGACTGGATAACTGGAAAAATAAAGGAAATAAATGCAAATTATCTGAATTTTCAGCTTATAACTGGAAACATAAGCAGGAAATTTGGAGGAAGCGATTATCATTCATTTGCAAAATATGGGTTTGAGGCAATTGCATTTTTTGAATATGAATGGAATCCTTACATGCATCAACCAGAAGATAACTTAAGCAATGTCAATTTCACCTATTTATTAAAAACATCCCGCCTGATAGCGGCCACGCTCGCATGGCTTGCGGATGCTGAAATTGAAAAACCCTATTTCTCAATTTTATCTCCTCAAAGAGGGAAAATTTATTTTAATGAAAAAGAGGTATATGAACTTAAAAATGAAAAAATTTTTGCTTTTGGAAAAATTTGTTTAAGCTTATCTCCAAGAACAGAGGCGGAAAAATTTGAAGTTTATCTTGACAATAAAACACTTCATGTATTCAATGAGCCACCATATGAAATTGAGGTGGACAGATTCTCTTTTGGTAAGCATGAATTAAAAATAATTGCATATAATAAGGACAAATCTTCAACAGATTGGATTGAATTCTACTGGCTTAATTTAGGAATGAAATAATAAATTAACTCTTTTTTAAATCTTTCCAGCTTAAAATCATTTTTTTTGCAATTTTCGCTTCATCCACTCTTTTAACTGGCATATTTTGAGGAGCATTTTTTAGAATTTCAGATGGTTCCTTTATAATTTTTTCAATTGCATTGCTGAAATTGTCAAGTGTTTCTTTTGTTGCATCTTCAGTTGGTTCAATCATCATTGCTTCCTCAACAATAAGGGGGAAATAAACTGTTGGCGGATGAAAGCCATAATCAAGCAATCTCTTTGCAACATCCATTGCTCTTATATTTAAATTTTTTGTAGAAACAACAAATTCATGCATTCTTCGCCCGTAGAAAGGCACTTCAACTCCAGCTTTCCTCAATTTTTCCATTAAATAATTTGAATTAAGAACAGCTTTTTTGCTAACTTCTTCAAGTTTCTTCCCTTTCATAGTTATATATGCATATGCTTTAAGCAAAACAGAAAAATTTCCATAAAAATAACTCACCTTCCCTATTGAATCAGGCATTTCATAATCAAAAAAATATTTTCCATTTTTCTCCCTTACTCTCGGAACAGGTAGAAATCTTTCAAGAAAACTTTTCACTCCAACTGGCCCGCTTCCAGGTCCTCCTCCTCCATGAGGTGTTGCAAATGTTTTGTGCAAGTTTAGATGGACTATATCAAATCCCATTATTGCTGGGTTTGTTATTCCCATTATTGCATTTAAGTTTGCCCCATCATAGTAAAGCAAAGCTCCTTTTTTCTTAACCTCTCTCGCTATTTCAACTATATTCTTTTCAAATATTCCAAGCGTATTTGGATTTGTGAGCATGAAAACAGCGGTATCATCACTCAAAACACTTCTTAATGCTTCCATGTCCACCATTCCCTGCTTTGAAGGTATTTCAATAACATCAAACCCCGCCATTTTAGCAGATGCTGGATTTGTTCCATGGGCGGAATCTGGCACAATAACCTCTTTCCTTCTCTCACCTTTCTTTTCAAAATATGCTCTTGCAATCAGCAACCCAGTGAGCTCGCCATGCGCCCCCGCGCAAGGCTGCAGGGTAAAGGCATCCATTCCAGTTATCTCGCAAAGCATTTTTTCAAGCTTGTAAATTATCTCCAGGCAACCCTGAATATTTTTTTCGCTCTGCAGAGGATGAACATAATTTATTTTTTCGTTTCTTGCAATTTTTTCAAGAATTCTTGGATTATATTTCATTGTGCATGAGCCAAGAGGATAAAAGCCAGTATCAACTCCGTAATTCATCTGACTTAAATGAATAAAATGCCTTATAACTTCCCTTTCTGCAAGATTTGGTATGTTCAGTTCCTTCCTCTCAATTCCTTCAATTTTTTCCTCCTCCCGCTCCTCAATTTCTATCAGAAGTTTTTCATCATATCTTGCCATCATTCTCTATAACCTCTTTCATTTTTTCAATGCATTCATCAATCAAGTTTTTGCTATGCATTTCAGTAACTCCAAATAAAATTCCATTTCTGACATATTCATCTATTATAAGCCCGCTTTCAATCCCTTTTTCAAGAAGCTTTGAATTGAATATCTTTGCATTCATTGGGCATATTGAAACAAATTCATTGAAGAATTTTCTTTTAAAAGGTAATTTAAATCCTATTTTCTCGAGTTTTTTTGCCATATATTGAGCGTTCTCCATATTTTTAATTGCAATTTTCCTCAACCCATCTCTTCCAAGAATTGAAACATATGCAAGAAAAGATATGCAGAGCAATGCTTCGTTTGAACATATATTGCTTGTTGCCTTTCCACGCCTTATATGTTGCTCCCTTGTTTGCAATGTCATGCTGAAACATAATTTTTCCTCATCATTTGCTCCTATAATCTTTCCTGGCATTTGTCTCACGAATTCTTTTCTGCAGGCAAATATCCCAAGCATTGGTCCCCCAAAATTCATATGATTTCCCAGATATCCATTTCCTATAACAATATCCGCCCCATAGAATGAGGGGGGATTGAAAATTGCAAGGTAAAGAGGATCAACCCCGACAATAAGCAACGCATCATTTTTTTCCTTCATCTCAAGAATTTCCTTATACCTATCATCTATTATCCCAAAAAAATTTGGATTCTCAATATATATTGCATCCGCCTGTCCGCCATCAATTTCAACAAGCCCTTCTTCATTATATTTTTTTTCAATAATTTCTATGCCCGCTCCCTTAACATAGTTTTTCAGCACACTCTTCTTGTGCCAGAATATATTTGAAGGAATAATAACCTTCTTTCTCCCTTTTATCCTTTCCGCCATCAGGCAGGCTTCGCCGAGAGCGGTTGCGGCATCATACATTGATATATTTGCGGCATCCATTCCAGTGAGTTCGCATACAACAGATTGATATTCAAAGAGTGCTTGAAGCAGTCCTTGGGATGCTTCTGGCTGGTAGGGTGTGTAGGAAGTATAAAATTCTTCCCTGCTAACTATTTCTTCCACAGCTGGCGGAATATAATGTGGCTTTATTATTGGAAGAAAGGACAAAACTTCAAAAAATGATTTATTTTTCTCCAAAATTTTTTTTATTTCTTCCTCAACCTCCATCTCTTCTTTTGGCTCTGGTAAGTTCAGCCCCCTTCTTATTTCCTTTGGTATATCTTCAAAAAGCTCTTCAATGCTTTTTATTCCAATAAAATCAAGCATTTTCTTCATTGTTTTTTGAATTCAGTATAACCACAATTACCGCAACTTATCCTATTTTTGTGCTCCGCCATAAAAACGCCGGGCCCGCATTTCGGGCATTCTTTCCTTTTCCTCACTATTTTACCATCCTTCACTTCATATATCTCTCTTTTATTCATTTTTTCTCCTCCTTCTTTTCTTCTTTCTTCTTTTTCTCTTCCTTTATTCCAAGGTTCCTTGCAATTATATATGATGGCTCTATCTTTCTTGCATCTGCCTCTGATGGATAAATCTTTGCATATACCTTTGCCCTATTTTCTCCATATTTTTGCTTTATATACTGCAAAACAACAAATCCGTCTCTGCCAATAGCATTTTTTATTTCCTCCTTTATTTTTTGTCTCTCAGGTGTTTTTCCTTCATATCTCAGATTGCATTTAATTTCTTCCCTTTTAAACAGCTTATTTTCCTTCCTTTCTTCTATCTCTATATCCATTCTATCCCTCCAGATTTTTCAGGAATTTTTCAACTTTATCGCGCTCCTTTCTTCCAACATTTACAACAACCATACCCTTAGATGGCATTCCATATATAACTGTTGTGTTATCTGGAGCAAGATATATGGCTGGCAAAGCAGCCAGATCTTCTTCGCCATCTACTTCTATCAATACTTTTTTATTCTCAATGTATGCAGTTGCTATTGCATTCCATAACTCACGGGTTATTTTGCTTGCAGGATTTTTAACCTTTATAATTTTTTCCGCAGAAAAATCTTTTCTTTCATATTCTTTCCTTTCAATTCTGTAATCAACTACTGCTATATCTGGTTTTATTCCTTCTTTTTCAAGCGACATTGTTACCATATCTCCCACACTCACTATCTTTCCCTTCAAATTTTCTTTCCTTATTTTCTTTGTAATTTTTCCCAATGGTTTTCTCAACTCTTCCTTTTTCTCATCTGGCACAATATACATCATCTAACCTTCAGGGCATATTTTCCAGGAGCTTTGACCCCTACTTTCTGAGCAATTTTTGAATTATTTACATCCACTATTATCATATATCCCTGCCATTCATCGCTCGTCGCCTCTGAGCAGAAAGGGCATATATTTTTGTTTGTAAGAACATGACATTTTCTGCACGCCTTCATTTTTTCTCCTCCTTCTTTTGCTTCTGCCACTCCTCCTTTCCAAGGCCGGGCTGGCGGGCGGTTAAGCCAATTTTGCTTTCTCTTGGATTCATTTCATTTAGTGAGACAGTAACTATTCTTGCTCTTATCTTGTCTCCTACCTTCAAAACATTCTTTGTATCCTTCCCCTCTATCCTCTTATTATCTACATCTATAATCACTCTATCATTCATTATCTGGCTTTTATGCAGAAGGGCATCAAGTGGGCCAATATGACAGAAGG includes the following:
- a CDS encoding Vps62-related protein — protein: MKLSIILVFICAFLVIPFARAIDTDKDGISDEDELSYAKEFAPILYFEKGEEVYPVAVEYHIKNSNLNKSVDGENILVDSNPSAENLSKYKNPDENYYLDNRKGSIDDNGIIEDYINEMEELGYAVYARVTPSGSNIVIQYWFFYAFNKGPLNIHEGDWEMVQLIIDPSSQPTYAMYSQHNGGQKAEWKDVEKDGNHIKVYVARGSHANYFMYYQGKTGLANDAVGKNGKIIYPDDYNLVILWEKGNHISQQNWIDFAGRWGEFGSAEDELRGKRGPYGPAYRENGEMWNKPVEWGESLSSLSPLMLKLDWFFYNFVLIFMLLTVLSLLIILFSIYRRYKKTGKKSLFFLSIDGMNAKSIGNILCILGIVIAFLSLLFPWYSVFVDIQAGSYKTPGMVKIISIDGMEGIKLNLMEKNSGLVQFFSFPIPFSYVIGIGLFLFILGFIGIIESRKAGRKYISRGIKLMVPFILIIAVAILISRIPSMQSIPYQDDIKEIMEKISSSPLKGDENLLLPNYGSLHLKWGIDIGAIMLLISGIILIIAGIIEIKAKEEVK
- the porA gene encoding pyruvate ferredoxin oxidoreductase → MVVTGDYASAYGALLCDVDVVAAYPITPQTLIVEEFSNFVNDGITDAELIMVESEHSAMSACIAAQACGVRTFTATSSQGLALMHEMLFIASALRLPIVMPVVNRTLAAPIGIWCEHNDSMPERDAGWLQMSCEDNQEVLDMIIMAYKIGERKDVLLPVMPCLDAFILSHTVEPVDAPSSDEVAEFLPKYNPYAELDPEKPMAIGTFTPPEYIQELRYQQHVAMERAKKAIKEVTEEFYKKFGRNYYGLVEEYRCDDADYILVTNGTVTGTAREVVDELRNKGKKVGLLKLRFYRPFPAEELRKVAENAEAIGIYDRAISYGVGGPLFIEARNALYGYTLPVYNFLAGLGGRDVTKKDVEKMFEIMMEKRKGEIYWLNTRGVKI
- a CDS encoding TIGR00725 family protein; the protein is MYVSVVGGENCSEEIYEMAVEVGRRIAEMGAVLITGGRGGVMEAVCKGAKEKGGITIGILPGNDRSDGNKYLDYVILTGMGYARNVLVVMNGDIVIAIDGKYGTLSEIALALQHGKPVYGLKSWDVGIKNFESVDELFEEIKKII
- a CDS encoding MEKHLA domain-containing protein; amino-acid sequence: MRFIVVASGEEMKKIVDYLKNYFPNDEFFEVYSERKFYEIVDREYDVVITDYEIPWGSGIRVLREVKKRKEFVPVIMVLSGIFEDVVIEAMKHGLDDYVIKDSLRRLPFSIKIAMERVSRIRKDIEYKKVLLDLLKTPFPDFDSAVKRINEIVSKTLGVERVSLWFYDENKKELVCYDLYTLSKNSHERGIVLKAENYPRYFEAFEKSILIDASDAMKDERTSEYAEYLKEFGIVSMMDIALRKNGKLIGVICHEHNSFREWSIEEKNFIVSVAEFVVNLMESFERKRAEERLKEKEEIYKTIAEKSSSGIFILQDGEIKFANRAFIEAVGYDIDELNRIGYLSVVHEEDRKKVEDAIKDIIEGKAISVPEFRYVAKDGKTYWAVGTGGIIEYEKKPALLGIITDITKTRRAEEKYKRLFERTKDAILASTVEGKFIDANEAALKLLGYESKEELSKIDIAKDFYYNPGEREKIMEEVAKKGYIKDYEVEIKRKDGKKLIVLETSHEVRDEKGKLIGYEGIIRDITEKKEMEERLREKEERFSYFLNNAEIGVFCYMLEKPLDISLPEEEIIEEAFKARCVECNDAYARMLGARKEEIIGAMVSEFMPASEENREYLRQAIRNGFKIYGGISHEINKEGEERYFSNSLIGIVKDGKIYGAWGFQIDITEETRAKIALKESEEKFRKIFENASVGIYRTTPDGKILIANPFLAKMLGYESVEELMKRDLKNERHYEPGYERKKFIEQIEKDGYFRGISAWKRRDGKIVWVRESAIAVRDKEGKTIYYEGIAEDITELMEKEKALTDAKEEWEKIFNSITDPSLILAPDHTILDANISALNLLNKRKEEIIGKKCYEIFHSSRKPAEKCPMVDLLISSKPEIKSMEMSAVQGEFIVTVSPVMREGKVDKIIHIAKEITKIKEMNKALIESERKYRTIVENSSDAIYIYAGNKFLFVNDRVCQLTGYTKEELLSIDDIYQLIHPDDRERVREYGIKRAKGEEVPNFYSAKVLTKNGDVRECEFRVNVITYEGKYAVLGVVRDLTEEIKTLIALEESEKKYRSVVESASDAIYIITPSGFQYVNPAFEKLTGYSKEELLSKDFSFWKLIYEEDKKLIKEREMARIRGKKIPSRYEFRIVRKDNKVRIVETTTVEIGAGEEVKVMGILRDVSEKREAEEEIKKLSDLHYYIGKCVNESDRLEDLCKNFLKNLLDIIDIEYGNIFIYEKERNSLIPIAYLNYPEEFLERNIVEYSLNDKKREAVKSFLTMKKRYIKNLQNYKPLSYNLNLYKKYKMKELLTLPLKTKNEIHGIIQVMGTQEKPLTENKIRLLEAVSEELAGGIAKVKAIERVKEALEREMDFKARAAHYFFNPLVIAKGYLELAKEEDGKDKIEKAIKALERIEKVIKNVTQRGEIVE
- a CDS encoding pyruvate ferredoxin oxidoreductase subunit gamma; this encodes MYEIRFHGRGGQGARMAAEAFALAAFLEGDYAVSFPFFGAERRGAPVRAFTRVDDKKIRIKTQVYEPDYVVVLDETLVETEDVLEGLKEDGIVIINTARKPEEVKLSREVRCATVDATSIALEILGRPITNTAILGAIAKATGRVSIDAIEKAIIEKFGGKLGQEAGKKNANAARVAYEKTLVGLSQSGKEFIPRKKWLPGVDEMPIGGATSSLTTPAGRVGIGSFLENKTGDWRTFLPVIDEEKCIGCQFCWFYCPEGCISMKDGKAKVDYDYCKGCGICANECPAKAISMQREVRT